In the genome of Thunnus albacares chromosome 16, fThuAlb1.1, whole genome shotgun sequence, the window ATGTAGCTCTGCGTACACAGGTTGATTATAACATATTCTTTTTAGCAATGAGAGTCCACACACCTCCACCCCTAGtaagaggcagagaaagaagcATCACTTGATGGCCCCTGCACTATCAAGGATGTCCATCAAGTGGAACACTTTCAGAACACTTTAATCGATATTCGTTTTCAACACACATTGTGAAATGTATACGGAAATATGAATACAAAAGCATGTAGCTGAAACTAAGTAAGTTGATATAATGCAACTTGGATACATATTGTATTACCTGTGGCAAATGGCAGtttaatgtcagtaaaataatcTTTGTCTCTACAGAGAAGAGCTGCCACATATAGAAGAAGGCACTGAAGTTTTGGAGAGCACCATGGATGCTTCTGAAGGCCTTGAGAGCAGGTACATATGGTCCATCACTAAACATGAAATAGTAGCTGCACCCCTcgtttgttttacatttgtgaagttgttttttAGGGGAAGAGGTAGTGGTAATCCGAAAACCTTGCCGCTGCTCCTCTAACTATCTGTCTTGGTTAGTTGTATCAGATGTAGGTGTGGAATCTTTAGCTGCAGGTAATTCCCCTGCTATAAAATTGTTGTCAGCGTCATAAGTGACAGTCTAAAAGTGTTGCTGTTCGCTGCTGCTTACTCACATTCCCTGGTCCGTGTTGTGATAATCCCATCTTTGTCCATAAAGAAACGAgtatattttcaaataaatgtaatgaccTGTAATCCAATTTCTTCAGCCGCTCAGTCGCTAAACCATCTTGTTGCAACACTTCATtgatgttaataataataataataataataataataatagcaataataataacaataatctttatttgtatagcatgTTTtatacaagaaatgcagctcaaagtgctttacaagaaATTACGTGCACCGAGTGCCTCACATGAAAAAAGacttgataatgataataaagatgagataaaacaaagtgaaaatacaatgcatacttcagtggtggtaatttgaGACCTAATAAGCGAAAACTAAGGAGAAGTCAAAGCAAGTGGTCTAAAAACGTGActtgtggaaaataaaaatggacgTGGATTTTTATTAGACCTGTGGACTGCACCTACATGCTTCATGTGATAAGCTAATTAAAACCCACCTCTAATTGGGGCTCATTTCCACGTTTTTTACATGAGTCATGTTTTTGGACTACTGGCTTTGACCTCTCCTTATCAAGGAAGTGTTGCAACAAGATGGTTGCTCTCTCTGAGGCTGACCACATCTTTATAGCAGTCTATTATGATTCCTAGTATTTCCTAGTATTTCCTAATCTCAAATTTGACAGTATTGATTGGGGAACAGATgataaagaggaagaggaagctgAGGGTGATAGCTCAGATGAGGAATATGTTCCTCGTCTTTGTGTATGGTATGTTATAATTCAATTATTACAGCTACTACGTCATGTTGTTCCAATGCGTCAGCTCTTACCAAACCAACCATCAGTGTCACCAAGTGTGTGCATAATGCTACAGAAAACTTGCAAAGtgttattatttacaataaaattcAAAGTCacagttgacattttttccTCACTATGTACACACTCAATCCATGACCAAAATGAATCTCTATTTCCCTCTTTTAGTTTGAGCGAGGGATGCTTAGTGACTCAACCAGTATGTTAACTTTTAAATGtgataatatattaatatatttcatgtcCTGACAGGATGGGTGGAACACTGCAAGCACCACCTTGCATTGACCACCTTGCATTGACCACCTTCCATTGGCAGCGGATGAGACGAGACGAGACGAGACGAGATGACATCCCTGACCTAGAGACTCCATGTGGAGTGCCAGTGCCTTCCCCCCTTTGAGGTCTCCATCACTTCCAGGGGTACAGCAAGCATCATGCAATGGGAGAGTAATTTTAACCACACTACACTGCAACCAAGTTGTTGGCCTGTGTCAATTTCTTTGCATCGAAAATGGTTTTGTGAAACTTGATTATTAGGCTCCACAAGTTTTTGGCATATATACAGAATGTGAAGCACTTGTCATTTTATACTTGTATTTGAGAATGTTAATCGTGAAAGGAAGTTGTTTCCAAGTTGATGTACCCTTATACTTGCTGTTTACTCTCAGACCTGTCCTGAGCCATACTCCAAGCCTTTAGTTCAATACGGGATGCTAGCAGGGGATTTCATGTTGGCCACTAACATCTTGCTGTCTGGGAGCAACTATTCCTAAGTTGCTCTGCTTTTCAAATTTATGAACATGGGCATTGTGGACCACAGCTCTTACTACACTATCCAGGACACCCACTGTATGGACACCATAAAGGAGTGCTGGAATGAGAAAAGAGCGGAGATAGTACAGAGCCTACAAGACAGAGATGTTGCGATCATGAGTAAGGcgcactttttgttttttgctgttgtgCTCTAAAACATTAGCTGTATGTTGATATGTAAATTCAGTGTTCAGTAAATagtgacatttgtttttattatctatttcaATAGCGGATGGAGGAATGGACAGCCCCGGGCACTGTGCCCAATACTGCACATACACCACCATGGAAAATGAGTCACGGGCAATCCTCTCCATCATCACCGGGTTGAAGGAGTCAGGGCTCCGTTGTAGCAGTCAGCGTGGTGATGTCATTGGTGTGCATGGGGGTGGCGTTGTTGCCATGGTTGCAGCAGGCAGCATGGTGACGTCATCAGTGTGCAGCATGCGTCGGGTTGGCGTTAGACCCCTGgtctcctctgcctctgcctcttcCCTGTCTGgttcctcctccccctcctctgctGCCACCTCTTTCACTAGAACCTGcactctttcctctctctgtcattcCTCCTCTGGCTCTTCCTCTCCGTACTATGCCTCTTCCACCAGGACCAGGAcctgccctctctcctctctctgttgctcttcctctccatccttttgTACCACATGGACCTgcactcttttctcttcctcctctctctgccactCTTCCTTTAGTTCATCCTCTCCACCCTTTGCCTCTTGTGGCACTGGCACCTGACCAGCCCTCACTGGCTTCACTTGACACCAGTGAGGGCACTTCATAACTGAGGTCTGCATCGGACTGCAACATGGAAGAACAGTTGGTTACTACTCAGCACTCTGGTGCCATGCCATTAGTCTCTGATATGAAAGCCTGTTGTTCCAAAATACACATTCTCCCTTGATGcgcaagtgatcattttaacccaaaccatgatctttccctaaccctacccaagtgttttttgtgcctaaacctaagcACTTTAACTACAGCGTTGTctcaccataaaacatcattaatttTTAACAAGCATGTCAAATACACTAAGATATTAAAAACACGACGGTTAGCCAAATTGGAGCGCCTAACCCTAAGTAACATTAATGGCAGTGCGTCATTATTGGTTATCAGACACTGATACTGTTAGTTACCTGACAAGACAGACTTTATACATTAGTGAGGTCTTCTGCTAAATTCGGCATCTGATTTAATGAAATCACATGTTACAAATATTGTGTATTTGTAAAACCAGAGGTGTCAAACAGTAACACATCTTACTTGAATTAAttgcaaatgtacacattaGCTGATCAACCTACAGTGTAGGACTTGTTCTCACTTGTCATTGTGAATGTTGTGCCCGTCTTGCGCTTGTGCAGGTTCAATGTCCTCAACCTGGCAAGCTGCGTGAGCTTCAACTCTGGGGAGGAGGGGGCAGGGGAGACAACTCTCTCCAGTATTTTGAATTTGGGCTGCAGTACCCGTTAGAAACGCttgttgtcagtgttacatATTTCTCCTTTAAGTCAAAAGACTTAAAGGGGCCATACtatgaaaaactcactttttcaatGCTTGTGCATATATATTTGGGTCTCTGATGAGCCTTCTAACACACAAGCTGTGAAATAAGAGCACCCAGTCAGTTTAGTGTGGGCTGGCTTGCTCTGTACTCATGTGAttcaacaagccattcagatttgatgccccTTCTCACATCACTaggctaagctaaactaagctaagctaagggCAAAAATTTGTCTGTATTGTGGGGCTGGACCAGGGGACAGAGCTGCTGCTTGCCAACAGAAGGCTGCTGATCCCCAGCGAGCTCTGTGGGAGAGAGCAAGTCGGGGGACATAGCCGTTGCTTGCCGACAGACTGTTGCTGAGTCCTGGCAAGCTCTGCAAGAGAGAGGCGGCCGGGGAGCAGAGCTGAAGACAGGAATAAACACTCAATTCTGCTCAGATCTGGATCAGTTTACCTGCAGGaggactttattttttaaacttttgggattaaGTGGAATTATCTTCAATCTTGCTCCTCAACCTAGCAGGAGCTAAGACTGGAGTCACACACCACCTCCGCTGCTGTCATCAGTAATAAACATCTTGAAATGCTGATgagtttatataattttaaggttacacagtatgtagatatcattatgtttaaataataacgttgctgctgtatttatgcctttagatTATGTTATTTTGAGTGTGGATGGAGAAGCTATAATGTTAGCATAGCTCTGATCACTccaaactccattcaaaaaacaagcattttacaGTTGTTTATTTGTCGTGGACAGACCTGACAAAAGATGAATTCAGGCTTTTTTCAAAACGATATCATGTAGTTATTTCAGCATCCTTTTGATCagtttattgcaattaaatcacacCAAAATCTAAGCTTATTTAAACTCAAACTGGCTGTTCTGAACAGGTCCGTTAAGACACAATGAGAAGGCTGCAGttgatccttgtggtattttgaccaaagcatgttggatacattttattaagacctcagggaactgtgttaacttgtggaaaaggggTATAATATGGCCTCTTTAATACCTTGTGCAGCTACTGAGCTTGCATGTCAACAGATCCATTTTCACGGCAACTGTGCAAACTCCATCTGTTGAAgaagaccatgtgatatggTTGAAAAAAAGCTAGTAAGGGGACCTCGAGTTGggatttttttgtcataaaactgtgatgttttttcCAGGTAGAAAGAGTGTATCTAATCAGGAGCATGGAAGATTTATGTTAATATCTGATATGTGTTCTGATAAATTCAGGACACCATTACTGTTCAGATATTGCAGATCATCCATGTCAGACTaacacattatattattattgagGTATACACAGAAGCAAATATCAGGACAGACTAACAGACAGGGCATGGTTGATGCCAGAACATAAGGAATGGACGTGCAATCAACTTTGACAGGGGGGCATTTTGTTCACCTTaaatagcttttatttattattttatttattttatttgtttatttaagtgCATAATTAGACATTATCATGTTTCATGAATGAAATAAACTATGACAGtggcatacatacatactgtcaCTTATGTGCACAGGCACGCATAGACATGTTACTGCGTACACAAAACCAGATGTTATGAAGTAACGGCTGGGTCACACAGCCTACCTCCAcctgagcagtgtgtgtgcgttagAGTTGCTGCATCTTGTAGGCCTGCgatgtccacacagacagcgtTGCTGCTACTGCCAGCTCTATCTTTCCACATAGAATTTTATTTTGACAATGGCCATCAATATTggaatgtttcatatcatttcattataaatttcattgaaacaacaggcaggagtCCCGGTTTGAGCTAATATCACAGAAAGAGACAGGACtcgagaaaagaagctctgtgtGTCACAGACTCTCCATACTGGAATTCCTTGCCAGAGAGGCTCCCTGCCCCAGCATGCACCGCACAGGCTGACCTGTAGTAGTGGTGACACTTCATGTCTGTAACATAtgaaactatagtgaaaggTGCAATTTTGCtggtatgatgtcaatataataatatatcattttCCCTTTCTATCTTTGCTGTTTCACGCGCAGCTCACGCGGGCTGTGTGGATGCTCTAATCTGTTAACATGGACACCGAAATGAAAACCAAGAGGTTCCGCAATGCATGCACGCTGCTCACGCAGCTGTGTGTCCCAGGCATCAGATGCACAGGGGGTAATCtattaaatattttgcatttaatacAGTACTGCAGGAGGCAACTCTGTATAACAAATAAACCTATATGTAACGACAGGTTGAGTCCTCCCCACCATTTGGGGTCACTACATAGCTGTAGTATCCCAGTCCCTTCCTGTCCCACACACCTGAACCAAGTTTCCCCAATCAGTGGCACATTAACACAAggggtgcatcccaagtctcttaaattgcatccacatttccctcacttgcgtcttttccttgcgtcttaCTCCCTCCCACTgtggatgcaaggagagacgcaaggaaaccaagcgaggagagaggaaacgaggaaatttgACGTCCTgtcctctgaagcgtcatgtgaagcAACGTCGGTTTCTGATGATGgtgacagctgatcacagctggatcaactgtcagtcagctttaacagctgtagaaacttctgcTGGAGTTTGTGTCTACACACAAACTGTGCTAATACTACtaaaggtgcacagttatcaccgctagagcagctgtttcctttctgcagcctgttacctgtttaacaaacacctaaataaaaacctgcattctgcatttatactgtgtcctgctcagaggcacaggaaccatttctacttgcggaatgtgtttatattattaattgattatttgtatctgtattttttgataatcctgatagtgaattcattattcaattacccagaatatgatcattttttctgaacactggaaaatatgtatttggctaaatgtttcagggaaaatggaaatgatgtatcTCAggacgctcaggaattttcagcctcacatgtgactgaatggaaatgatgataaatgatgtaaaatataaatgtgtttaactgttattatggataaaactaaagtcaggaagagtctttctgtcagcaagaaacagtttaatggaggaaataatagatcatgaaaagaaaaatctttctaatacatgaagaaagttgttaatggttcttttgttgatcaggtcgacaattaatagattttaactatatgatgaatcagaaaacaagtaaagcataaaacttgggagtgatacatttaaattgaatctataatctgtctccactttggTATGAAACTGCAATGATATATCAGATCAGTCAGATCAggtgcagcgtccaatcaataactgatatccaataaggggcGTGTTGGCTGGTAAAAGACTTCcatgaaggctgctctcatgttttctcgctcctcgctcctcagagatccctcctcgctcctcgctcctcgctcctccgagcaaaataagagacttgggatgctcgtcaaaatggcgcatcaggaacaacttccggttcaggcgaggagcgaggagcgaagagccataaaataagagacttcAGACGTACTCAAGGAGTAGCACTGTTATCCATTGTCTTCCtcttgctgctgctcctctgtttGGTGCCATACTCTCCATATTGATTGGAGTGCCATATTGATTGGAGTTATACAGGCAAGCTGTGACTGCCACTGCTGCTTTGTTACATCTGAAACTCActtgatttttaatttcttttattgAGTTTTAAGTGCTAGGTTTTATTCAGTGATCTTagtgtatttatgttttattttttttttagtatattcctaatttgttttacattttgtggtGGTTGTGAAGTTTACTtggtgtaatttatttattgttttttaactAGCTGATTCATACAGAGGTGGTGCTAACATTTAAAAGGTGgctttgtgcttttatttatttatacttctTGTGTGCttatatattttgtgatttgtttgtaGTGTTAACGCCAACCTAAACCTAAACCTTTGTACGTTTCCCTTTTTTAGTCAATTCCTCCACCTCcctattttatgtatttttcaaaaatctttttagttttttttttttttttttaattattttagttgttgatttaaaacaacaactctTTTTAATACCTTAAAAACCACGTCTCTGTTAATTCTTTTTGTGAAATTTACCTGTGTGATCGAAGTAGGAATTCATTTGATGTATTCCCTGGGTGGAATTCCCAGGGTGGCGTTGTCGgatttttaactttaacttaGGTTTTAGACAAACCCTCATCAGGTTACATATAGATTGAGCCACCACGTTCACAGGCTACACAACAAATTACAGGATAAACACCATCTTTTAAGCCACATCAAGAAGAAGTATGCATAATTATACAACCATTCGTGTGCTCATGCAGAAACTAAGCCACAAGTGGATTTATGCACTCACCACTGGGACAGCCAGTGGTGAGTTCATACCACTAGCTGTCCTAGTCTGAGtgcatttccattcatttcacaattttcaagtgAGATCATGCCCAAAAGCTAGCTGCCCAAGCTGACTCATGCGACTGTTCAACATTGCATGTCTGTGATTGGTTAAAATGTCCTTTAATACAGAGAATGAATTTTAGCACATGGCGGTCGAGGCACCAAGTGTGACACAAAGTGTAACGCGGTCAGCATGGCCTTGTGTACTTTGCGCTGTTCTGACAGGAGCCTTTTAACAATCTTTGATTGTGAtctgacatttattttgatCGTGAACCATGAATCCCCAATTTCTTTCAGAATTGCTTCGGTCACAACATTGCTCATTATGCAAATAAGCTCATTTTGCATCTCATGACTTGTGTATGTGGCGTTTTGGGGAACTTACTTCACAGTTTTGGCCAAATAGGGTTCTTTCCTTATGTTGAAgtcaaataatgaaatactTTTTTCTGGTGCATTGAAATTTGTTTCCCTTTCTCTATATgctgctctctttcttttcactgACTGAAACAGGCCAAATGTTCCTTGGAAGTCCCATGTCTGTTAAGTTCCTTATCAGCCTCAACTGCATGTTTCCAGTCAGTGAAGCCTTTGCTAGTGAAAGCTGGATCACATTTGGATTTAGAAGAATGACATTTTCTGCATGGGTAACAGAAAGTAGCATCCTGCTTGGTGGAATATTCAAAGCTACTCCTGAGACTGTGATACCACGATGACATGAATGACCTCTTCTTAGTTCCAAAGAGACATGAGGGGTACTTCTAAAGCCTGACTTGCATGGGCCCATCTGCTCTCAAATCATCGGGGCAAATGTCAGTCTCCCTCAGCCGCTTAGCCCTGACAGCATTGCTGCAACTTGTCTGTGTGCCAGGATCAACTTGAGCTTCGTGGACACTGCCATGACTTAGGTAGGTGCTGTTCCAAACTACTTTCCTATGTGCATATTAATTGAATGATGGCTAAGTTTTGCACATTGCTTTTAGTGAGTTAGTTTTGTTTACCACCAGGAAAATGTCACATCAGTGCTACTAACCTAACGTCTCTGCATAACTATAAGCTCAACCTTGTAATATAATTGATTTGTTAGTCATACAAAGCagatatgttgtttttaattggcTTGGCAAGGGTTTGTTTTTCATAATAAGAAATGGCAAACTATCATTGTTTTGTGCTTTATTTGCATTACAGTGTTAAGTCTTCCATTACCAAATTGTATGACTTAATTTTACTTATAGCTGTAAAAgtatttcagttgttttttgtttgtttttttattctggaGAGAATTCAACTGAGGGTGCAGAGTGGCATTTTTGGACAGACATGGGCCCCCAAGGCCAGCCCATAATGCCAATGCTGAGACAGGGCCAAGTATTTTCAGTACAGGCATCTTGTCACAGAGGGTCAAAACAAttcagaacagaacagaaacagaatttaaaactaaaaaatgtcTCACATAGGGTAGCCCAACTGCCTTTAGCTTATCTTGAAACCTACCTTACTACAGATACATACACCCAGTATTTACTTAGAAAAGGGCATTTTTCTGATTCACGTTAAGCTCGcaagttcattcttgatctcTGAAGTAGTGTTGAGTGCTATataaagctagtaagtggaccctGAGTTGAGATTCTGTCAAATCTGCATTCTTGTTCACTTGTGGTGTCTTTCCTCTGTTTAGCAGTCTGGCCTGTTTTAACACAAAGTTTTGTATAATTTGATAGTTTACCAGTGATGTGTCCAGATCTACTGTTGCTCTTTCAGCCTTGACCAGGAATTAACCAGCACTCTGGTATGAATAGGTCAAACACAGGTTGAACACTGTAATCCTGCATCAAACATGGGGTCTGTGTGTGGATCTTGTATTGGACTCTTTCTTATAGGTTCACAGTGCCTACATATCAGTGAGTGAATGGGGACTGTTTACCTGGCTGACAACCTAAGCTCCTTATCACATCCACATACTGAATTGTTGTATTTCTGCATgcctgacaaacacacaaacacaatagtAACTGCATGTACTATTTTAATACACAATGACCTTACAATGAGTACTTTGTGTGCAGTTGTGAAAGAGCTAAAAACAATGTACATTCTCTGATTAGCGTTGCTCACTAGCTATGGCAACTACAGTTaacattaatcattaatcatgCTCAGGGCTAAGGACATGAATTTGTGTCCATCCACATGTTTCACTTACAATTTAAACTTTACATACATTAcacattttgcatttaaaaagtgCCCTTTGCTGTTACATGATGGCATTTAATTGCATTTTCCTACCTACCATGAACCTAGAAGTGTTTTGGTCTGCTCACATTTTCTTGAGGAAAAAGAAGTTGAAGGAAGTAAAGCAGCATGACTGTTTATCATTGCCAGTAAAATATTTCCTCTGTCAAATGTCTTTATTGATACCCAAACTATTCTCAGCAAGAGCTTGGTTTTGGTGAAAACCTATAttcaaaatgtgcataatattaACTCACAACAGCTCAAACTAGTTTCTCATCTGCAAGTGTTACTGACTGTTGGCTGGGAGTCACATTAACAGTAGTGCTGGGTTAGGTTAAggtattttctctctctttctctctctacagtgtatatatatgtatatacagtggaaactgcttacagtgatcacatttacagtgatcagctgcttatatggatcaaaaagctcaggacagaatcattcctatataaatgttgtgtaaataattgtaatattttttttaaactacagtgattatattttcttttgacCTTACTCCCATAGtacatgtataatgtgtatttAGCGGCTGTTATCATCAAGCGTTGCGGCACACCTCTGCGGTTTTGTGTGGAGGTACAGGGTGTGGGCGTGATTAtttgtaactgctgtgaaacaatcagaaaataacattttattcctctcattcactggTTTTCCTCATCCACcctctagctcgctcgaccactgcttctttcactctcgctctctctctc includes:
- the LOC122965488 gene encoding uncharacterized protein LOC122965488; amino-acid sequence: MNMGIVDHSSYYTIQDTHCMDTIKECWNEKRAEIVQSLQDRDVAIMTDGGMDSPGHCAQYCTYTTMENESRAILSIITGLKESGLRCSSQRGDVIGVHGGGVVAMVAAGSMVTSSVCSMRRVGVRPLVSSASASSLSGSSSPSSAATSFTRTCTLSSLCHSSSGSSSPYYASSTRTRTCPLSSLCCSSSPSFCTTWTCTLFSSSSLCHSSFSSSSPPFASCGTGT